A stretch of the Leptotrichia sp. oral taxon 223 genome encodes the following:
- a CDS encoding putative phage tail protein, whose translation MRFLEIINVNLLEYLPSFMQEYREIRRIMQSEEPEFKILWNLFKKVFNNQFIQYCDEDGISKFEGMLGLHRYENDTLEIRIFRVLTYWNDQIPYTWRVLVNRMDQLCGAGNYELRPNFNAYELRITTKFDDAKKYDELNSMLKTILPANLGFNSINILTPKTENRIYITNGVINYMKYEIRAKLPDAVFKIFATSGFIYSKKYVIGG comes from the coding sequence ATGAGGTTTTTAGAAATCATAAACGTGAACTTGCTGGAATACCTGCCTAGTTTTATGCAGGAGTACAGGGAAATTAGACGGATAATGCAAAGTGAGGAACCCGAGTTTAAAATCTTGTGGAACTTATTTAAAAAGGTATTTAATAATCAGTTCATACAGTATTGTGATGAGGATGGGATAAGCAAGTTTGAGGGAATGCTGGGACTGCACAGATATGAAAATGACACGTTAGAGATTAGAATTTTTAGAGTTTTAACATACTGGAACGACCAAATTCCATATACGTGGCGTGTACTTGTAAACAGAATGGACCAGCTTTGCGGAGCAGGAAACTATGAACTGAGACCCAATTTTAACGCATATGAGCTTAGAATTACTACGAAGTTTGACGATGCGAAAAAATATGACGAACTGAACAGCATGCTAAAGACAATATTGCCTGCAAATTTAGGATTTAATAGTATTAATATACTCACTCCGAAAACTGAAAACAGGATATACATAACAAACGGGGTAATAAATTACATGAAATATGAAATAAGGGCAAAATTACCTGATGCGGTATTTAAAATATTTGCCACTTCAGGATTTATATACAGTAAAAAATATGTGATAGGAGGTTAA
- a CDS encoding baseplate J/gp47 family protein gives MFEVVTYEKIMGRMLARIPNSLDKREGSVIWDALAPAAMELESMYFVLQDFIKETFGDTASRENLIRRASERGISPYKASKAILKGIFDIEIPLGSRFSLEDLNYTAVKFIQHNTATNLYEYELECESPGRIGNAKTGKIIPIDYISNLGRAEITELLIPGQDEEGTEVLRKRYFDSFNMKAYGGNISDYKLKVHEIEGVGAVKVTPVWNGGRTVLLTILDSDFNQASTTLIKKVQDIIDPTKDAQGLGVAPIGHVVTVQGTTKVPVNITTTISFEPNFSWSLVKLKVEEVIKNYLLELRKTWALKNEKVSNNLVVRVSRIEAKILDVNGILDIQNTTINGSSNNLQLTEYEIPVWGGITV, from the coding sequence ATGTTTGAAGTTGTGACTTATGAAAAAATAATGGGAAGAATGCTTGCAAGGATTCCGAACAGCTTGGATAAGCGGGAAGGCTCTGTAATATGGGACGCTTTGGCTCCAGCGGCAATGGAGCTGGAAAGCATGTATTTTGTGCTTCAGGATTTCATAAAGGAAACATTTGGAGATACAGCAAGTAGAGAAAACTTAATACGTAGAGCTTCTGAACGTGGAATATCTCCATACAAGGCAAGTAAGGCTATTTTAAAAGGTATTTTTGATATTGAGATACCTTTAGGGAGTCGTTTCAGTTTGGAAGACTTGAATTACACGGCAGTAAAATTTATCCAGCACAATACCGCTACAAATCTTTATGAATATGAACTGGAGTGTGAAAGTCCAGGAAGGATTGGGAATGCAAAAACTGGTAAAATAATACCAATTGACTATATAAGTAATCTAGGACGTGCTGAAATAACAGAACTTTTAATTCCAGGACAAGATGAAGAGGGAACAGAAGTACTCAGAAAAAGATACTTTGACAGTTTTAACATGAAGGCTTATGGTGGGAATATTTCTGATTACAAGTTAAAAGTGCATGAAATAGAAGGTGTCGGAGCTGTTAAGGTAACTCCAGTATGGAATGGAGGCAGAACTGTCTTATTAACAATACTGGATAGCGATTTCAATCAAGCGAGCACTACCTTAATTAAAAAAGTACAAGATATTATAGATCCAACAAAAGATGCACAAGGTTTGGGCGTTGCTCCGATAGGGCATGTTGTAACAGTTCAAGGAACAACAAAAGTTCCAGTAAATATCACAACTACTATTTCTTTTGAGCCTAACTTCTCGTGGTCGCTCGTAAAATTAAAAGTTGAGGAAGTAATAAAGAATTACTTGTTGGAGCTTAGAAAAACCTGGGCATTAAAAAATGAAAAAGTGAGTAATAATCTTGTTGTAAGAGTATCAAGGATAGAAGCAAAAATACTTGACGTAAATGGAATTTTAGATATTCAGAACACGACAATAAATGGGAGTTCTAATAATTTACAACTTACTGAATATGAAATTCCTGTATGGGGAGGTATTACAGTATGA
- a CDS encoding DUF2634 domain-containing protein — translation MIPKIKTSADITVKEQPTKTYKMELYKGNYILGFVDSQKAMEQAIYKIIRTERYKYIIYSWNYGIELEDLFGMPVEYCVVELERRISEALLQDNRITAVHTFEFDTESERGTVLIKKFIAETVFGKIQIDNGLAVTII, via the coding sequence ATGATACCCAAAATTAAAACGAGTGCGGATATAACCGTGAAAGAACAGCCAACGAAAACTTATAAAATGGAACTTTACAAAGGTAACTATATTTTAGGATTTGTTGACAGTCAAAAGGCTATGGAGCAGGCAATTTATAAAATAATACGCACAGAACGCTATAAATACATAATATATTCATGGAATTATGGAATTGAACTTGAGGATTTATTTGGCATGCCTGTTGAATATTGTGTCGTGGAACTGGAACGTAGAATTTCGGAAGCATTGTTACAGGATAACAGGATAACAGCGGTACATACTTTTGAGTTCGATACTGAAAGTGAGAGAGGTACAGTTCTGATTAAGAAATTTATTGCTGAAACAGTGTTTGGGAAAATTCAGATTGATAATGGGCTGGCAGTAACAATAATCTAA
- a CDS encoding DUF2577 domain-containing protein, translated as MAKLEQALKKMINNAIEYNKPSEIYAGKVESVAPLTIRLDINVPVLEEDELILTHLVKDYQIDITVGHSTEEMEVVEGAMTDIKKHKHEYKGRKKITVHNGLKVGEGVLLIRQQGGQKFIVLDRIDDPQTEGEWL; from the coding sequence ATGGCGAAATTAGAACAAGCACTCAAGAAAATGATAAATAATGCAATTGAATACAATAAACCTTCTGAAATCTATGCGGGGAAAGTTGAAAGTGTTGCTCCGCTTACTATAAGGCTTGATATAAACGTACCTGTTCTCGAAGAAGATGAGCTTATTTTGACACATCTGGTAAAGGATTATCAAATCGACATCACTGTCGGGCATTCCACTGAAGAAATGGAAGTTGTCGAAGGCGCAATGACCGATATAAAAAAACATAAGCACGAGTACAAAGGGCGTAAGAAAATAACAGTTCATAATGGTTTAAAAGTTGGGGAAGGTGTGCTACTGATAAGACAGCAAGGAGGACAAAAATTTATTGTCCTTGACAGAATTGATGATCCACAAACAGAAGGTGAGTGGCTATGA
- a CDS encoding hydrolase, whose translation MLEDVKNKIKSFISKPNEESYDMEKDIELVVASQSTKTIISPVVTDSIELSLERKAAPGKLTFKMIFDEKAQEGDQVSLKYRGQNVFLGYVFTRKLGKNNIVTITAYDQLRYLKSKAYYVFKGKKASEIVQMIAADFKLTLGEIEDTKHVFEKRREDGTTLIDMIQGALSDTLRFTNKRYVIYDDYGKLTLKETESLKIKDLIFDNTSGKDFDFESSIDKETYNQVVLDYVNDKEKKLEKYQVFDSENITKWGLLQYFEKVNRSNATEAERRERANKMLKYYNQRTKTLKLKGIFGDVRIRGGSSFIVYMDVAEFKLANYMLVDKVTHKFGFKEYFMDLDLEGKIGKEEGHDGEIRTSTQENDK comes from the coding sequence ATGCTTGAGGACGTAAAAAATAAAATAAAATCCTTTATATCAAAGCCGAATGAAGAAAGCTATGACATGGAAAAGGATATTGAGTTGGTAGTAGCAAGCCAAAGCACCAAAACCATAATCTCGCCAGTTGTTACAGACAGTATTGAGCTGTCTTTAGAAAGAAAAGCTGCACCAGGGAAACTTACATTCAAAATGATTTTCGATGAAAAGGCTCAGGAAGGTGATCAGGTAAGTTTAAAGTATCGAGGCCAAAATGTATTCTTAGGCTATGTATTTACTAGAAAACTTGGGAAAAATAATATCGTGACAATAACAGCATATGATCAGCTGAGATATTTAAAAAGCAAAGCATACTATGTTTTCAAAGGTAAAAAAGCAAGTGAAATCGTGCAGATGATAGCGGCAGACTTTAAGCTCACGCTTGGAGAAATAGAAGACACAAAGCATGTATTCGAGAAAAGACGTGAGGACGGAACAACTTTAATTGACATGATTCAAGGGGCTTTGAGTGACACTTTGAGATTTACAAATAAGAGATATGTGATTTACGATGATTACGGGAAGTTGACTTTGAAGGAAACTGAAAGCCTTAAAATAAAAGATTTAATATTTGACAACACTTCAGGGAAAGACTTTGACTTTGAAAGTAGTATTGACAAAGAAACCTATAATCAGGTAGTCCTTGACTACGTAAATGATAAAGAGAAAAAACTTGAGAAATACCAGGTGTTCGACAGCGAAAATATTACTAAGTGGGGACTTTTACAGTATTTTGAGAAAGTGAACAGAAGCAATGCAACAGAAGCCGAAAGAAGAGAACGTGCGAATAAAATGCTTAAATACTATAATCAGAGAACCAAAACCTTGAAACTGAAAGGAATATTCGGTGATGTAAGGATTCGTGGAGGTTCTTCTTTTATTGTCTATATGGATGTTGCTGAGTTCAAGCTCGCAAATTATATGCTAGTTGACAAAGTTACGCATAAATTTGGATTCAAGGAATACTTTATGGATTTGGACTTGGAAGGAAAAATAGGTAAAGAGGAGGGGCACGATGGCGAAATTAGAACAAGCACTCAAGAAAATGATAAATAA
- a CDS encoding tape measure protein: MATIQNSIILNDRMTQTFTAINNAISATVNSLSSLDGKSMNINTTNLTAARQQLALAENELQKMKGDSKAVNDNLSKTPGIVDKIQKKMMQVGAAIAGVMGAKQLLQASDQNAQITARLNLITDAPEQLKEQIYQSANDARVAYTETMDQVAQLGLLAGNAFSNTGEIVRFTNLMQKAFKISGTGAQAATAAMYQLTQAMASGKLQGDELHSVLEQAPMVAQAIAKHMNVSLGELKKLGAEGQITADIIKNALFNASDDINMKFKLLPLLWQDAWILAKNFALKELDSILKIINRVANTRAFDSFVTNMKIAFVGLKTVAEGIFNGIAMAGKFIADNWQAISPVVYGVTAALMTYVIWQGISTALEWLSVAAKTAQSVATTILTIAKIALTFALHGYSAAQTEANAAAWAFPGTWIAAIIVGLIVLILWAAVAITQWATGTQSALETVGGMWYWLCAVVVDIFIIIWDIIVIFVSVVILAFIGLGALIVNVFIGIWNAGVWLVNALLQGWYWMVNGAAMVWAWLKVTISNILKGIYNFFVGVANGFIDGYNAIGRAAVTVANGFHNAFANAINSLARMVENFVNGFLRGLNEIGKVVDSVIGTHFSNGGALQISLGRVGGGGGASFTPAQHIQAMAYGDANGVKVAQKQAPKFGYAGYADPSSLMEGVMNGAGQLTNSKLHDPNRNFDKGKSDVRNGIKGITDGFDKAKEELMNMGKNKPVDKGAGGDKGSGGDKGKGGKGGGGGKDPNNKKTADNTGKMADKMDDMNEDMKYLRDIAEREYVNKFTTAEIKIDMTNYNNISEQADADDFIDALGERLAEHVYTGAEGVHSD; encoded by the coding sequence ATGGCTACAATTCAGAACAGCATAATTTTGAATGACAGAATGACACAAACGTTCACGGCGATAAATAACGCTATAAGTGCAACTGTAAACAGCCTATCCAGTCTTGATGGAAAATCTATGAATATTAATACCACTAATTTAACAGCCGCAAGACAGCAGTTGGCATTAGCAGAAAATGAACTGCAAAAAATGAAAGGCGACAGTAAAGCGGTAAACGATAACTTAAGTAAGACGCCCGGTATTGTTGATAAAATACAGAAAAAAATGATGCAGGTAGGGGCAGCGATAGCAGGGGTTATGGGTGCAAAACAATTACTTCAGGCATCAGACCAGAATGCGCAGATAACAGCAAGGCTTAACTTGATAACGGACGCACCTGAACAGCTGAAAGAACAGATTTATCAGTCAGCAAATGACGCAAGAGTTGCGTATACAGAAACTATGGATCAAGTAGCACAACTAGGATTGCTTGCAGGAAACGCTTTTAGCAATACAGGAGAGATAGTTAGATTCACGAATCTCATGCAGAAAGCTTTTAAAATATCTGGAACAGGTGCCCAAGCGGCAACAGCTGCAATGTATCAGCTGACACAGGCAATGGCTTCCGGAAAATTGCAGGGAGATGAACTGCATTCTGTATTAGAGCAAGCACCTATGGTAGCTCAAGCCATAGCCAAGCATATGAACGTTTCATTAGGAGAATTAAAAAAGCTAGGAGCCGAAGGGCAAATAACAGCGGACATAATAAAAAATGCTCTATTTAATGCAAGTGATGATATAAATATGAAATTTAAACTGCTCCCATTGTTATGGCAAGATGCTTGGATTTTAGCAAAGAACTTTGCTTTAAAAGAACTGGATAGTATTCTGAAAATAATAAATCGAGTTGCAAACACTAGAGCATTTGATTCTTTCGTGACAAATATGAAAATTGCTTTCGTAGGTTTGAAAACAGTTGCTGAAGGTATTTTTAATGGGATTGCTATGGCGGGTAAATTTATAGCTGATAACTGGCAGGCAATAAGTCCAGTTGTTTATGGAGTTACAGCGGCATTGATGACTTATGTGATATGGCAGGGAATCTCAACAGCTTTAGAATGGCTGAGTGTGGCGGCTAAAACAGCACAGAGTGTAGCAACAACTATCCTGACAATAGCTAAAATAGCTTTAACATTTGCCCTTCATGGATATTCTGCAGCACAAACTGAAGCAAATGCGGCCGCTTGGGCTTTTCCTGGAACCTGGATTGCTGCAATCATAGTCGGCCTTATAGTTTTAATACTGTGGGCGGCAGTAGCCATAACTCAATGGGCAACAGGGACTCAAAGTGCATTAGAAACAGTAGGTGGAATGTGGTACTGGCTATGTGCGGTAGTTGTAGATATATTCATCATAATTTGGGATATAATAGTGATTTTTGTATCAGTGGTTATACTTGCATTCATAGGACTGGGTGCATTAATAGTAAACGTATTCATAGGAATATGGAATGCGGGAGTATGGCTTGTAAACGCACTTTTACAAGGCTGGTACTGGATGGTTAACGGTGCGGCAATGGTCTGGGCTTGGTTAAAAGTAACTATAAGCAATATCCTTAAAGGTATTTACAATTTCTTTGTTGGAGTTGCAAACGGCTTTATAGATGGATATAACGCTATAGGTAGAGCAGCGGTAACTGTTGCGAATGGATTCCACAACGCTTTTGCCAATGCGATAAATTCACTTGCAAGAATGGTTGAGAATTTCGTCAATGGATTTTTGCGGGGATTAAATGAAATCGGTAAAGTTGTGGATTCTGTTATCGGTACCCATTTCTCAAACGGTGGAGCTCTTCAAATAAGTCTTGGCAGAGTGGGTGGAGGAGGTGGTGCTTCATTTACCCCAGCTCAACACATTCAAGCTATGGCTTACGGGGACGCTAACGGAGTGAAAGTGGCACAAAAGCAGGCACCGAAATTTGGATATGCAGGATACGCAGACCCTTCAAGTCTAATGGAAGGTGTCATGAACGGTGCTGGACAGCTAACCAATTCGAAGCTCCACGACCCAAATAGAAATTTTGACAAGGGTAAAAGTGACGTTAGAAACGGAATCAAAGGCATAACTGATGGATTTGATAAAGCCAAAGAAGAGTTAATGAACATGGGAAAAAACAAACCAGTAGATAAAGGAGCTGGTGGCGATAAAGGATCAGGTGGAGATAAAGGAAAAGGCGGAAAAGGTGGTGGGGGTGGAAAAGACCCCAATAACAAAAAAACAGCCGATAACACAGGTAAAATGGCCGATAAAATGGATGACATGAATGAGGATATGAAATATCTAAGAGACATTGCAGAAAGGGAATATGTAAACAAATTCACAACTGCAGAAATAAAAATAGATATGACAAACTACAACAATATTTCAGAACAGGCAGACGCTGATGATTTTATCGACGCACTTGGTGAAAGGTTAGCAGAACATGTCTATACTGGAGCGGAAGGGGTGCATAGTGACTGA
- a CDS encoding phage portal protein has product MKDLKFFLKQNTIPVENQEVEVSKRFKDDAGNTVKFEIKSISNEMDDALRKQNTRQVKKAKGVIVPELDQQKYFVDLVLKSLVYPDLDDKELQDSWGVMDSRELINAMLLPGEYTALLQEVQKINGWDLNVEDIKDEVKN; this is encoded by the coding sequence ATGAAAGATTTAAAATTTTTTTTAAAACAGAATACAATCCCTGTGGAGAATCAGGAAGTGGAAGTGTCAAAAAGATTTAAGGACGATGCAGGAAATACTGTTAAATTTGAGATAAAGTCAATCTCAAATGAAATGGATGACGCACTAAGAAAGCAGAATACAAGACAGGTTAAAAAGGCTAAAGGCGTAATTGTTCCAGAACTAGATCAGCAGAAATACTTCGTTGATTTAGTTTTAAAATCATTGGTTTATCCGGATTTGGATGACAAGGAGCTGCAGGATTCCTGGGGAGTAATGGATTCAAGGGAACTGATAAATGCGATGCTGCTTCCAGGAGAATATACAGCTTTGCTTCAGGAAGTTCAAAAGATAAATGGATGGGATCTTAACGTAGAGGATATCAAAGATGAAGTAAAAAACTAA
- a CDS encoding phage tail tube protein, whose translation MSDTAIMKGKDAISGSLAKCFVTVGNKRYNFMQAINVKAEMEKNKVEVPILGKTGKGNKAAGWKGTGSATFHFNTSIFREILQEYTRTGKDIYFDMQLVNEDPTSSVGKQTIMLIDCNLDGGIIAQFDADADYLEDEFDFTFEDWKLMDKFNALDGMNI comes from the coding sequence ATGAGCGATACAGCAATAATGAAAGGGAAGGACGCCATATCTGGAAGTCTTGCCAAATGCTTTGTTACAGTTGGAAATAAAAGGTATAACTTTATGCAGGCTATAAATGTTAAGGCGGAAATGGAAAAAAACAAAGTTGAGGTTCCAATTCTGGGTAAAACTGGAAAAGGGAACAAAGCGGCAGGATGGAAAGGTACTGGAAGCGCAACCTTTCATTTTAATACATCTATATTTAGAGAAATATTGCAGGAGTACACAAGAACAGGTAAAGACATTTATTTTGATATGCAGCTTGTAAATGAAGATCCAACTTCGAGTGTAGGGAAACAGACCATAATGCTGATTGACTGCAATCTTGATGGTGGGATAATAGCACAGTTTGATGCAGATGCGGACTATCTTGAAGATGAGTTTGACTTTACGTTCGAGGACTGGAAACTTATGGATAAATTTAATGCCCTTGACGGCATGAACATATAA
- a CDS encoding phage tail sheath family protein, with the protein MAYGGGTWLVQNKVLPGTYINFVSKERAELVFSDRGYVAIGVELDWGTDEEIFKVENGDFIENSTKYFGHSYDSDKLKGLRDFYKHAQTGYIYKLNAGGVKASNAFGTAKYTGERGNDIKISIQANVDDTSLFDVTTFVDSEKVNVQTVATAKDLKSNDFVIFKSDATLAATAGTPMTGGTNGTVTGASHQKFLDKIDKYFINVLVCTSNEKTIKDLYVQYTKRMRDRVGAKFVCVVYRAADPDYEGVINVKTKTLDSDFPENSAVYWVGGAEAYCAVNRSLTNHKYNGDFKLEVEETQTELELAVKAGYFIFHKTGDEIRVLKDINSFVSFIKRKNRDFSFAQVMRTLDQIAIDVATIFNKTYLGSSNNTEYDRNDLKRDISKHHETLEDLRAIKDFNEETDITVVEGETKESVLVTTNIKPVVAMEKLYMNVIVQ; encoded by the coding sequence ATGGCTTATGGTGGAGGTACTTGGCTAGTACAGAATAAAGTTTTGCCGGGTACGTATATTAATTTTGTAAGCAAGGAAAGAGCGGAACTTGTATTCTCGGATAGGGGATATGTCGCAATTGGAGTTGAGCTTGACTGGGGCACTGATGAGGAAATTTTTAAGGTGGAAAATGGGGATTTTATTGAAAATTCTACAAAATACTTTGGGCATTCCTATGACAGCGACAAATTAAAAGGGCTGAGAGATTTCTATAAGCACGCTCAAACTGGTTACATTTATAAATTGAATGCAGGCGGAGTTAAAGCCTCGAACGCTTTTGGGACTGCAAAATATACAGGAGAAAGAGGGAATGATATTAAAATATCAATTCAGGCAAATGTTGATGACACTTCTCTTTTTGATGTTACAACTTTTGTTGATTCTGAAAAGGTGAACGTTCAGACTGTGGCTACTGCAAAGGATTTAAAAAGCAACGATTTTGTAATTTTTAAATCTGATGCAACCCTTGCAGCAACAGCAGGAACACCTATGACAGGCGGTACAAATGGAACTGTAACAGGTGCATCACATCAGAAATTTTTGGATAAAATCGACAAATATTTTATCAATGTTTTAGTTTGTACTTCAAATGAGAAAACTATAAAAGACTTGTATGTGCAGTACACAAAGAGAATGAGAGACAGAGTTGGGGCTAAATTTGTATGTGTAGTTTATCGTGCGGCTGATCCAGATTATGAAGGCGTGATTAATGTAAAAACTAAGACACTGGATTCTGATTTTCCTGAAAACTCAGCGGTGTACTGGGTTGGTGGAGCAGAAGCATATTGTGCGGTTAACAGAAGTTTGACAAATCATAAATACAATGGGGATTTTAAACTTGAAGTTGAGGAAACACAGACAGAGTTGGAGTTAGCAGTAAAAGCTGGATATTTTATTTTCCACAAGACTGGGGATGAGATAAGAGTTCTGAAGGACATCAATTCTTTTGTTTCTTTCATAAAAAGAAAGAACAGGGATTTTTCGTTCGCCCAAGTAATGAGAACTTTAGATCAGATTGCTATTGATGTGGCAACAATATTTAACAAGACGTATCTTGGTTCGTCAAACAATACCGAGTATGACAGAAATGACTTGAAACGTGATATTTCAAAGCACCACGAAACATTGGAGGACTTGAGAGCAATAAAAGACTTCAATGAGGAAACAGATATTACAGTTGTAGAAGGGGAAACAAAGGAAAGTGTACTGGTTACGACTAACATTAAGCCAGTTGTTGCTATGGAAAAACTTTATATGAATGTAATTGTACAATAA
- a CDS encoding DUF6838 family protein, giving the protein MLNEIVNAIGLKLSENFEGIDVHREELEQGFKEPCFFIDLLNPNEKQIIGNRYLRSYLFDIVYFPKSKKAQDIFETLDKLYTVLEYIKLDDGTLVRGTDRNSREEDKVLHFFVMYEMFIYKLDGEKTKMGKLGVNTGLKEE; this is encoded by the coding sequence ATGCTGAATGAAATTGTGAATGCGATAGGCTTGAAATTGTCGGAAAATTTTGAAGGGATAGATGTTCATAGAGAAGAACTGGAGCAAGGTTTTAAGGAGCCTTGCTTTTTTATTGACTTGTTGAATCCTAATGAAAAGCAGATTATTGGAAATAGATATTTGAGAAGTTATCTGTTTGACATTGTATATTTTCCTAAGAGTAAAAAGGCTCAAGATATATTTGAAACGCTGGACAAACTTTATACTGTGCTTGAGTATATAAAACTTGATGATGGCACACTTGTTCGAGGAACTGACAGGAACTCAAGGGAAGAGGACAAGGTGCTGCATTTCTTTGTTATGTATGAAATGTTTATCTATAAACTGGATGGAGAGAAAACTAAAATGGGAAAACTTGGAGTAAATACTGGATTGAAGGAGGAATAA
- a CDS encoding HK97 gp10 family phage protein, protein MASSKIKVQFDGLKEFQKIIEEMEKEKEQLMIDTIKELAGRLLRKVIKRTPVSSPNFGIATYKRDNKKKGIKKGDTIYDKKGRARVLKTKTVSYKKGGKTFSKTYGGQGGTLRKNWTVSDVRKNGGNYEIEVSNSTEYASYVEFGHRQTPGRFVPAIGKRLKKTWVKGKFMLTISENELQKQAPAVIEKKITEWLKKLGG, encoded by the coding sequence ATGGCGAGTTCAAAGATAAAGGTACAGTTTGATGGGCTGAAAGAGTTCCAAAAAATAATTGAAGAAATGGAGAAGGAAAAAGAGCAGTTGATGATTGATACTATAAAAGAGTTAGCTGGTAGACTTCTACGTAAAGTAATTAAAAGGACACCTGTAAGCTCTCCAAACTTTGGAATTGCTACCTACAAAAGAGATAATAAGAAAAAAGGCATAAAAAAAGGTGACACCATCTATGATAAAAAAGGTAGAGCCAGAGTTTTAAAAACCAAGACAGTTTCATATAAAAAAGGTGGTAAAACATTCTCTAAAACATACGGTGGGCAAGGTGGAACTCTAAGAAAAAACTGGACAGTATCAGATGTAAGAAAAAATGGTGGAAATTATGAGATAGAAGTTTCGAATTCTACTGAATATGCAAGCTATGTTGAATTTGGGCATAGACAAACGCCAGGCAGATTTGTTCCTGCTATTGGAAAACGTCTGAAAAAGACTTGGGTAAAAGGTAAGTTTATGCTTACGATTTCCGAAAACGAACTGCAAAAACAGGCTCCCGCTGTCATTGAGAAGAAAATTACTGAATGGCTTAAAAAATTAGGAGGATAA
- a CDS encoding major capsid protein, translating into MPITLAEAKKNVQDDLQIGVIDEFAKSNFIMSNIPFDNVVSPTGGGTTMTYGYTRLKTQPTATFRDVNEEYTPAEVSKERHNVDLKIFGGSFQIDRVIADMGGIVSEVQLQMTQKIKAASALFNDTVINGDSGVNAKAFDGLEKAVTGSTTEFIPTAAIDLSDSTAVDTNYKLFLDLLDEFLMGLDGTPSMLAGNTKLIARLRACARRSAQYTVTMNEFGQQVEKYGAIPFVDLGTKAGTNDPVSIINGQGETSLYAVRFGMDGFHGVAPTGNALVKSWLPDYKTAGAVKTGEVEMVAAVALKATKAAGIFRKIKVK; encoded by the coding sequence ATGCCAATAACATTAGCAGAAGCTAAAAAGAACGTACAGGATGATTTGCAAATTGGAGTAATTGATGAATTTGCAAAGAGTAATTTTATTATGAGTAACATACCATTTGACAATGTGGTTTCGCCTACAGGTGGAGGTACCACAATGACTTATGGATATACAAGGTTGAAAACCCAACCTACAGCGACTTTCAGGGATGTGAATGAGGAATACACACCTGCGGAAGTTTCAAAAGAAAGACATAATGTTGACTTGAAAATATTTGGAGGATCATTTCAAATAGATAGGGTTATCGCAGACATGGGCGGAATTGTTTCAGAGGTTCAACTGCAAATGACTCAGAAAATCAAAGCTGCGTCAGCATTATTTAACGACACAGTTATTAATGGGGATTCAGGAGTAAATGCAAAAGCGTTTGATGGATTAGAAAAAGCGGTTACGGGAAGTACAACGGAATTTATCCCAACGGCAGCAATTGACTTATCAGACTCGACAGCGGTAGACACAAACTATAAACTGTTTTTAGATTTACTGGATGAATTTTTAATGGGGTTAGATGGAACACCGTCAATGTTAGCTGGAAATACAAAATTGATTGCCAGATTGAGAGCCTGTGCGAGACGTTCGGCTCAATATACTGTTACAATGAATGAATTTGGACAACAGGTTGAAAAATACGGAGCAATCCCATTTGTTGATTTGGGTACTAAAGCAGGAACTAATGACCCGGTTTCAATAATAAATGGACAAGGGGAAACATCTTTATATGCCGTAAGATTTGGTATGGACGGATTCCATGGAGTTGCGCCAACTGGAAATGCTTTGGTTAAATCGTGGTTACCCGACTATAAAACAGCAGGTGCGGTAAAAACAGGTGAAGTGGAAATGGTTGCGGCAGTTGCATTAAAAGCTACGAAAGCCGCAGGAATTTTCAGAAAAATCAAGGTTAAATAG